In Rhipicephalus sanguineus isolate Rsan-2018 unplaced genomic scaffold, BIME_Rsan_1.4 Seq560, whole genome shotgun sequence, a single genomic region encodes these proteins:
- the LOC125756727 gene encoding uncharacterized protein K02A2.6-like translates to MCRLLSRMRRDTQFASESAAPSMVLADASLATPTHGLCRSSKRFGFPETLVSDNGSQFISAEFQAYLKHRGIRHVRTAPYHPSSNGLAERFVQTLKSALRKTSPRSASEELADFLLTYRNTPHATTGEAPSTLLLRDACGPD, encoded by the exons ATGTGTCGGCTCTTGTCACGCATGCGCAGAGACACGCAGTTTGCCAGTGAAAGCGCCGCTCCATCCATGGTCCTGGCCGACGCGTCCTTGGCAACGCCTACACATGGACTTTGCAGGTCCAGTAAAAG ATTTGGATTTCCAGAAACACTCGTGTCCGACAACGGAAGCCAGTTCATTTCTGCAGAGTTCCAAGCCTACCTCAAGCACAGGGGCATTCGGCACGTAAGAACCGCACCGTATCACCCAAGTAGCAACGGACTGGCTGAACGTTTTGTTCAGACTTTGAAGTCAGCGCTCCGCAAGACCAGTCCGAGGAGCGCCAGTGAGGAGTTAGCCGACTTCCTTCTGACGTATCGTAATACGCCTCATGCTACGACAGGGGAGGCCCCTTCCACTTTGCTCCTGCGAGACGCCTGCGGACCAGACTAG